In Candidatus Hydrogenedentota bacterium, the sequence TTAAGTTGTTGTTCCTTAACTATTTAACACCCTGAGCGGCCCAACTATTTCATGGGGCCGTGAAATTTCCGGGCTAGACGGCTGGTTCCGTCTGGAGGTTGAACATCTTGAAGAGTACGCGCGCGCCGAGACGCTGCGAACCGCGGCCGCCGAGCTTGCGGGGTTGCCTCGAACCCCTGAAGCGCTCTCCGGCAGCGAGGCCCAGGGACGGCTCCACGCGTTCATCATGAAGCTTCGTCATGAGGATGGCGACGAGGACTATCAGCTTCTGGCGCCCGATCTCACGGTGCTCGCATCGGCGCGTCCTTCGGAGATCGGCGGGCCAAGCGCGATGGCCGCCGCGGAGCCCGTCCTGTTTTCCCGCGCGCTGGCCGGCGAAGCTGTCCTTGTACCATCTTATCCCCGAGAGCCGCTGGGCGCGGACTCCGTACTGGAGAACGGTCCCAACAGTCTGGGCAGCTTTGTCGCCCTGCCTGTGCGCGACGATTCGGGCGGCCTTGTCGCTCTCCTGGTCTCGTACAGCGGGCCGGGCCACCGGGTAACGGCAATCTGCCGCTCGGGCAGCAGCGGGGCAACCCGGGAGCTGTACCTGGTCGATCGTGCCGGGGCCTTTCTTTCCGAGCCGCGGCTGGCCGCCGTGGGGGACGAAGGGAACCGTCCGCTATTCGTAAAGGGCCTTCCCGTGGCGGTCCCGAATTTGGATTCCCACATGGGCGCATCCGGGCTCACGCTCGCGGCGGAGTCCATAAAGACGGGCGGCTCCGGCAGCAGCGCCGAGGACTACCTGGATTATCGCGGCCAGAAGGTGATCGGCGCCTGGGCCTGGGATGACGCGCTGGATTTCGGTATGGTCTGCGAAATCGACGTTGCGGAGGCACTTTCGTCCTTTCATTTCCTTAGAGATGTGACGTTGATCATCGTCGGACTTACGGTGCTCCTCAGCACGGTCCTGATTCTGGTCTCCAGCACGCAGGGAATTCGGATGAACAATGCCATCCTCCTGGCCCGTGATGAATGGGAACACCGGGCCTCGGAAAAGGACAAGGAATTGAGTCTGCGCGAGGAGAAATTCCACGCGGTATTCGATCAGACTTCGCAGTTGATGGTGCTCCTTTCGCCCGACGGCCACATTCTCGAGTACAACCGCGCAGCCGTGGAGCTGGGCGGTCCGGACGAAGCCGATCAGGTCGGTCGTTTCTTCTGGGACGCCAGTTGGTGGGGCCATTCGGAATCCCTCCAGGCGCGCATGCGCAGAGCCCTTGAATGCGCGGCGGGCGGAGACGGACAGACCTTTGAGGTGTCCTATCGGGATCCTCGGGGCACCGCCCGCGTCATCGAGATGGCCGCGAGCCCCCTGCGCCGGGATGGCCAGGTCTCTCTTGTGCTCCTGCTTGGCCAGGATGTGACGGAGCGGAGGCTGGCGGCGACCCAGCTTGAGGCGTCCGAGGAGCGGGTTCGTCTTCTGCTCGAATCCGTGGCGGAGGGTGTTTTTGGTGTGGACAACAGCGGGATGGTGACCTTCGTCAATCCCGCGGCGCTGCGCAGCTTGGGCTATGAACTCCACGAGGCGCTGCTGGGGAGCGCGGTTAAGTTCTTTCGACCCCCGAAAGCGGGCGGTTCCCGATCGGCCGCGACGACGGCTCCCTTCTTCGACGCCATGGAGCGCAATGAACCATGCGAGATTGAGGAAAGTACCCTCTGGCGAAAGAATGGAAGCCCCTTCATCGCGCACTTGAGTATCGTGCCGCTGAATCGGGATGGGGCCGTGGTGGGTGCCGTGGCCACCTTTACCGATATCACCCAGCGCAAGCGTACCGAGCTGGAATTGCGCAAGCTCTCCCAGGCAATTGAGGCGAGTCCGGTAACGGTGATGATTACCAACCCGAAGGGCGAAATCGAGTATGTCAACGCGCGCTTCGAGGAGCAGACCGGGTACCGTGCCGAAGAGGTAATGGGCCTGAGTCCGAGGTTCCTCTCTTCCGGCCAACTGAAGCCGGAATATTATGCAACGCTTTGGAAGACCATCCTGGCGGGAAACAACTGGACCGGCGAGTTCTGCAATCGCAAGAAGTCCGGCGAGCTTTTCTGGGAACGGGCCACGATCAGTCCCATTATGGATGATCGGGGGGCCATCGTGAACTTTATTGCCGTGAAGGAGGACATCACCGAAGATCGCGTGCTGAACGTCCGCTTCAAGGCGCTGTTTGAGAACTCCTCCGATGCCCTCCTGATACTGGACCATGATCGCATTGCGGACTGCAACGACACCGCCGTGCGCGTGCTGGGCGGCCGGGACAAGTCCGACATTATCGGGCGCAATCCCGCCGACATCTCTCCGGAGGTCCAGCCCGACGGCATGACATCCCACGACAAAGCGCAAATGCTGATCGAAATTGCCTTGACGAGGGAGAGCCACCGCTTTGACTGGATTCACCAGAAGCTGGACGGCACCAATTTCCCGGTGGAAGTGACCCTCACACCCATCCGGGTTCTGGGGCACGAAATGATCCTGGCCGTAATCCATGATCTGACCGAACGCCAGCGCGCGGAAAACTTGTTGCGCGAGAGCGAGAACCGTTTCCGCAACCTCTTCGAGAATTCTCCCGTGGCCTACCAGTCCCTGGACGCCTCGGGACGCATCATCGACGCCAACGCCTGTATGCTCGACATGCTCGGGTATGCCTGGCCCGAACTCCAGGGGCGCAGTTTCGGGGAATTGTGGTCGCCGGAGATTCAGGAGGTTTGGCCCGCCTATCTGGAGCGGCTCCAGCGGGAAGACCAGTTTGATACCGAGCTCACCGTGCGCACGCGGGACAATACGGAGGTTTCGCTTCAGGTGGCCGTCCGCACGCAGCGGCTGGACAGTGGAGACTTTCAGCGCGCCCACTGCATTCTCTACGACATTACACGCCGCAAGCAGATGCTGGAGGAACTCGCGGCGGCGCGCGATGCCGCGGAACAGGCGAACAGCGCCAAGAGCGCCTTCCTCGCCAAGATGAGCCATGAAATACGGACGCCGATGAACGCCATAATCGGGATGAGCCAGCTTGCGCTCATGACCGAACTCATGCCGCAGCAACACGACTACATCGCCAAGCTGGAGCACGCCGCCATGGGGCTGCTCCACATCATCAATGACATCCTCGATTTCTCAAAGATCGAAGCCGGCATGCTGTCCATGGAAATCATTGATTTCGAGATGGACGAGGTGATCGAGAACCTTTGCAATCTCGTATCGCTGAAAGCCTCGGAAAAGGGTCTGGAGCTTCTGGTCAAAGTCAGCCCCGAGATTCCCTGGATCCTTCGCGGCGACCCCACGCGACTGGAGCAGGTGCTGTTGAACCTGGTCAACAACGCCATCAAGTTCACCGAGTCGGGCGAGGTGCTCGTTACCATCGATCCCGTCTCGATCTCGGACGATGAAGCCGAAGTGTCCTTCAGCATACAAGACACGGGCATCGGCATGACGGAAGAACAAATGGGACGGCTCTTCCGCGAGTTTTCTCAGGCGGACGACTCCACCACGCGGCGCTACGGCGGCACCGGACTCGGCCTGGCCATCTGCCGACGCCTGGTTGAACTGATGGGCGGATCGATCA encodes:
- a CDS encoding PAS domain S-box protein, with the translated sequence MPRTPEALSGSEAQGRLHAFIMKLRHEDGDEDYQLLAPDLTVLASARPSEIGGPSAMAAAEPVLFSRALAGEAVLVPSYPREPLGADSVLENGPNSLGSFVALPVRDDSGGLVALLVSYSGPGHRVTAICRSGSSGATRELYLVDRAGAFLSEPRLAAVGDEGNRPLFVKGLPVAVPNLDSHMGASGLTLAAESIKTGGSGSSAEDYLDYRGQKVIGAWAWDDALDFGMVCEIDVAEALSSFHFLRDVTLIIVGLTVLLSTVLILVSSTQGIRMNNAILLARDEWEHRASEKDKELSLREEKFHAVFDQTSQLMVLLSPDGHILEYNRAAVELGGPDEADQVGRFFWDASWWGHSESLQARMRRALECAAGGDGQTFEVSYRDPRGTARVIEMAASPLRRDGQVSLVLLLGQDVTERRLAATQLEASEERVRLLLESVAEGVFGVDNSGMVTFVNPAALRSLGYELHEALLGSAVKFFRPPKAGGSRSAATTAPFFDAMERNEPCEIEESTLWRKNGSPFIAHLSIVPLNRDGAVVGAVATFTDITQRKRTELELRKLSQAIEASPVTVMITNPKGEIEYVNARFEEQTGYRAEEVMGLSPRFLSSGQLKPEYYATLWKTILAGNNWTGEFCNRKKSGELFWERATISPIMDDRGAIVNFIAVKEDITEDRVLNVRFKALFENSSDALLILDHDRIADCNDTAVRVLGGRDKSDIIGRNPADISPEVQPDGMTSHDKAQMLIEIALTRESHRFDWIHQKLDGTNFPVEVTLTPIRVLGHEMILAVIHDLTERQRAENLLRESENRFRNLFENSPVAYQSLDASGRIIDANACMLDMLGYAWPELQGRSFGELWSPEIQEVWPAYLERLQREDQFDTELTVRTRDNTEVSLQVAVRTQRLDSGDFQRAHCILYDITRRKQMLEELAAARDAAEQANSAKSAFLAKMSHEIRTPMNAIIGMSQLALMTELMPQQHDYIAKLEHAAMGLLHIINDILDFSKIEAGMLSMEIIDFEMDEVIENLCNLVSLKASEKGLELLVKVSPEIPWILRGDPTRLEQVLLNLVNNAIKFTESGEVLVTIDPVSISDDEAEVSFSIQDTGIGMTEEQMGRLFREFSQADDSTTRRYGGTGLGLAICRRLVELMGGSITVRSNPGSGSNFQFNARFGIRRNSQRPQRAPLADLRGIRVLIADDNAHAREILNGMLESFQFTVATTDSGQGAINCLAGAADAPFDLLVLDWRLGDMDGFDAINRIRSARNIPRQPHIIMVTAYGREDAMKQAMRAGLNSYAFLVKPVSRSTLLDSIMRVFGHQTSPPPLPTGASPAAAQLARKRGGRVLLVEDNEINQQIAVELLRRVGLVVDTANNGREAIDWLETNTCELVLMDIQMPVMDGFEATRIIRSSTIPEAGYLPIIAMTAHARMEDRDQSIAAGMSDHITKPIMLEEFYRTLYKWLPDHAYTDGPMESPEIPQVEPSPAPNLRDLPGLKLRSGIERLGGNSVLYRTLLEKFQRDYANATAEIGRFLRADMPAEARRLAHNIKGVAGNIGADALRDAAGLVEQKVAAGESPGALLERMAGELHVTLESIAEALAVHPTIDVAPAEPGSRALLLTLLGELGAPLREGRAKQVKSIAVQLNERIWPPAIAGDAKVLADFAERYNFKDATAALETLLERVSNTTETAYGPVE